ATTTTTTTGTTATGGATAAAAAAGTTTGTGTTATAGGATTAGGATATATTGGTTTACCGACAGCAGTTATGTTTGCCAATCATGGATTGAAAGTTCATGGGGTAGATATAAACGAAAATGCTGTAAAATTGATTAATAATAAACAACTTCATATAGAAGAAAATGGTTTGCAGGAGCGCCTCAATAAAGCGATCGATGAGGGAAACTTTACAGTATCTACAAAACCAGAACAAGCAGATGTTTTTATCATTGCTGTACCGTCTCCAATAAATGAAGAGAAGAAAGCTAACCTTGACTATGTAAGGGAAGCGACAAAATCGATAGTTCCATATTTACGAAATGGAAATTTAGTTATTTTAGAGTCTACAGTACCGCCAAGAACAGTTGAAGATGTGATGATTCCTATTTTAGAGGAAACTGGTTTAGAAATTGGTGAGGAATTATTTGTCTCACACTCTCCAGAACGTGTCATTCCAGGAAGAGTATTTGAAGAATTGGTTAACAATGACCGTATTGTTGGAGGAATAAATGAAAAGTCAAGTGAAATGACAAAAAATTTATATGAAGTATTTGTCAAAGGGACTATTCATATTACTGATGCTACGACAGCAGAAATGGTAAAAGTAATTGAAAATACGTATCGAGACGTAAATATTGCATTTGCAAATGAATTAGCTAAAATTAGTGAAAATATTGGTGTAAATGTATGGGAAGCGATTAAATTAGCAAACTACCATCCGCGTGTCAATATTCATTTGCCAGGGCCTGGAGTAGGTGGTCATTGTATTGCTGTTGATCCATGGTTCCTCGTTGAACTACAGCCTGATGTTGCGAAAATGATTCATCTTGCTAGAACAATTAATGACGGCATGCCAGCTTATACAGCCAATAAAGTTAAGCAATTGTTTGCAGAAAAAAGAATTGCTCATGGACGTGTTGCTATATTAGGCCTTGCATTTAAAGGCAATATTGATGATATGAGAGAAAGTCCTTCAATTGAAGTAATTCATCACTTAGAAAAATTAGGTATTGATTATACAGCATATGACCCACATATTAAAGAAAACAAGTTGGAACGTCAAACGCAAAACTTAGAAGAAGCAGTAAATCATGCAGATTTAATTTTAATTTTAACTGACCACAATGAATTTAAGGAAATGCTTCCAGAAAAGATTGAAGGAATGCGTTCGAAAATGATTTTAGATACAAAGAATTGCATAAATCGTTTTGCTTGGGAAAAGGCGGGATTTACTGTTGTAACTCTAGGTGATTCCAAAAACCTTCATAAAATATAGGTGATAAAATGAAAGAGAATATTCTTGGTGTTCAAATATCGCCGCTAAATTACGAACAATTAATATCATCTTTATTAAAAGACATTGATGAAAAGAGAAAAGCTTTTATTGTAGCGATTAATCCAGAAAAAATTATGAAAGCTCAAGAGGATGAACAATTAAAAGAATTGCTAAATAAGGCGACATACCAAATTCCTGATGGAATAGGCGTGATTTTAGCATCTAGATTAAAGGGAGGAAACATTCACTCACGTGTTACAGGAATTGATTTAATGTTAAAAATTTGCGAGGCAGCAGCAAAGCACCATAAAAAGGTATTTTTATATGGTGCTAAGCCTGGTATTGCTGAGAAAGCAAAAGAAGAGCTTATCAAACAATTTCCAGGGTTGAACATTGTTGGTGTACTGCATGGCTATGAAAAAGATATCGACATAATTCGTCATACAATTAACGAAGCCAAACCAGATATAATCTTTGTCGCTTTAGGAAGTCCACGTCAAGAATATTGGATACTTGAAAATATGAACACTTTATATCCAATGATTTTCCAAGGCGTTGGTGGTTCATTTGATGTCATTTCCGGAAATCTTAAAAGAGCTCCCGAATCTGTTCAAAAATTAGGCTTAGAATGGCTTTACAGATTAATTAAAGAACCGTGGAGATGGAAAAGGCAATTGGAGTTACCTAAATTTTTACTGCGGGTATTAAAAAGATAATTTAATTGTTAGCCCTTGTTTAAAACTTGCCTTTTTTCCGACATTTTCATATTTGTTGGAAAAAGGCTTTTCTCATGAAAATGAAACGATTATTAATTTATTTGGTGAATGGTAAAGATTAAACTCTGACAGAGCAACAGGAGGATGAATTGTGAATAGCCCCCTAAAAACATTGGTGTCAAAATTTGAATTATTTCTGATATTTTTTATAATTTTGCAACCATTTATTGATTTGCTAACATCATTTTCAATATATATAATGGATGTTCATTTAACATTTGGAATTATTATTCGCTTTAGTGTAATGATTCTTATTTTGGTTTATATTTTATTTGTTACACAAAAAAAATTCAGAAAAAATATTTTCTTATATTTCATACTATTTGGGGTGGTTTTATTAATTGGGCTCATAAATAATTTACTAGTAAAAGACCCTATAAGTTTGTTTTCTGAATTAAGGAATATCGCAAAAATTGCTTATGTTCCTATCATGTTGTTTGGGTATTTAGTTGTTTTTTATAGATTAAAAGAACATAAGGATATTAAAAGGCTGGTACAGCGAAATATTTTTATTTCCATGATTGTTGTATCAGTAGTGATGATTATAGCAACTTTAACGAATACGGGGATACAGAGCTATGAGAGTGAAAAACTTGGCCATCAGGGTTGGTTTTTTGCTGGGAATGAAATCGGTTCTATAATGGCAATCTCCTTTGCCGTCGTAGTTTATTATGCATTTCAAAACACAAAATCATGGAAAACAATATATAATTGGTTGCCGGTATGTATGCTAATTTTCTCTCAACTAGTCATTGGTACAAAAGTAGGGTATGGATCTGTTTTGATCGTTTTAGTTGTAGCATTATTTATTTTTCTAATAGAGAAATTTAGATATAGAAATCATTCTGTTTTAACAAAAAAGTATAATGTAAATGTAATAATGAGCTCTGTAGTATTATTCGTGTTTTTGCTGTTGACCCCATATACACCTGTAGCATATAACATGAATGTTCACTTATCTTGGGTAGGATTGGATCAGGAAGAAATTAATCTAGAAAGTGACGAAAAAGATGCAGAATCTGAAAATCAAAAAATGAAAGAAAAAGAAGAAAAAGAAAAAGCTGTACAGAATGTTTTATTAAGTGGAAGGGAGCATTTTTTAGAACAGCATAAAGAGTACTTTGCAGAAGCCCCTTTGTCTCAAAAGCTTTTAGGTATGGGTTATGGCGGCAATTATAAAGATGAGGGAAAAACAGTAGAAATGGATTTTTACGATATATTTTTTTCTCTCGGTATTTTAGGATTTATCTTATATATCACTCCGTTTATATATTTGGCGTTTTATGTGGCTCTTTCTATTTTTAAAAACCTAAGACAAAATTTAAATAGTGAAGTTGTATTATTTGGTTCTGCAATCATGCTAGGAATGGGAATTGCTTATACAGCAGGACATGTACTAACAGCACCGGCAGTTAGTATTTATTTGGTTGTTTTGATTGCTTATTTATACAACATATTGGAGAATAAATATAGCTAATATTATTCAGTAACATACATCGCTCCCTTATACATCTTTATATAATTAAAAGAATGGGAGGAAATATTTTGAGTGAAATTAAAAATGTCAAGGGTATTTTCTTTTCCAAAGGAATCTGCGAATGTGGGAGTGAAATAAAAATAAATAGCAAAAATTTAGTAGATAGAGAAAATAGTTATATTTCTCAAGTTCCTTTGATATGTGGAAATTGTGGTAAAAAGTACAATGAAATTGTAAAACGTAAGCTATCAATAACAGATAAAGTTAAAATGATGATAATATTAGGCGCTATTTCCTTATTAATGTTATTTGTGTTTTATAAATTATCACTATTCATTGTTACCTTTTATCATCGCTGATCGATTTTATTAATTAGGAGGGATTTATTCTGAACGAGAAAGTACTTATTATTATTCCTGCATATAATGAACAAGATACGATATTTAATACAGTTAATAAAGTAAAAATGCTTAAGGATTATGATTATATTGTTGTTAATGATGGTTCTTCTGATCGTACAAAAGATATTCTAGAGGAAAACAACTTTAATTATTTAGATCTACCTATAAACCTTGGAATTGGAGGTGCTATGCAAGCTGGCTATAAATATGCGTTGCGAAATAACTACGATTATGCGATTCAATTAGATGCTGATGGCCAACATGATCCAGATGATTTGAAAATTTTAGTTAATACAATTAAAAACTCAGAATATGATATGGTAATTGGGTCTAGATTTATTGAAAAAACAAATTATAAAGGAAGCTTTTTTAGAAGAGTCGGAATATATTATTTTTATTTAATGATTAAAGCTTTAACAGGTGTTAAAGTAACTGATCCAACATCAGGCTATAGAATTGTTAATAAAAGAATTATTAAAGAATTTGCAAAAAGATATCCGCAAGATTATCCAGAAGTTGAAGTAGTTGTTGATTTAGCTAAGAAAAAATATAAAATAAAAGAAGTTAAAGTCGAAATGAAATCAAGACAAGGTGGGAACTCTTCCATAACACCAATAAAATCTATTTATTACATGACAAAGGTATCGTTCTTTTCTTTGATAAGAAGGGTTTTTTAGGAGGGAGCTATGAGTATCGTACAAATTATATCAATAATCATTGCTATTTTCTTTTTAATTCAAGTAATGGCTTTTACAAGTAAAAATAAACTTAGGGACCAACAAGCATTCTTTTGGATTTCGATTTCCATTATCGGATTACTCATCGCTCTGTTCTTACCTATACTAAATAAATTATCAACAATAGTTGGAATTCAGTACATGCCTTCAATGGTATATGTAATAACATTTATATTTATCTTAAGTGTATTAGTATATCAGACAACATTATTATCCGACCAACAAGAAAAAATAAAAAATTTGGTGCACGAAGTAGCATATTTGCGCAAAGAATTAAAAGAGAAAAACACCCAAACGGAGAATGATCAATGAGTGCAATAAACTTTATTTTAATATTAGCGAATACATTAATTCTTGTCAGTGGTCAATTTTTATGGAAGTTTGGAATACAAAAAGGCTCATTTTCCTTTAAGTCTTTATTCTCTATTTTCCAAATGTTTCTTTCTCCATACATTATTGGAGGCCTATTTTTGTATGGGTTTGCTACGGTTTTATGGCTTTTTATCTTATCAAGAGTTCCTTTAAGTGTTGCTTATCCAATTCAAAGTTTAGCGTATATATTTGCGGTGGTAGGAGCTTATTTTATTTTTAATGAATCTATCACTATTTATACAATTTTAGGTTGTATATTTATTATGCTAGGTGTTTCATTAATTGGGTTTTCTCCTGGAAAGCTCAATTAACGATTGAGGTGATTATTTTGAAAATATGGTCAATAAAAAACTTACCAATAACCGTTATTTTAGTTTTTTCACTATTTATGCATTTGTATTTTTTGATTGAACATCCTGGCTTTTTTGCTTTATTTGATGCGCGTGATGCAGAAAAATACCATGAAATGGCTTGGCAACTAATAAATGAGGGAATTTATGGCTACAATTCAGATACATCTAATGCATATGTTACTCCAGGTCACCCGTTGTATTTGACCGCAATTTTTTTAATAGCTAAGTTTTTCCACATGAATGAAATAGAACTTGTAAAAGTTATTAATATGTTTTTGAGTTTATCAATTATTTTATTAATATATTTAGCTTCGAAAAAAATTTTTAAAAATGAAGTTGTTGCCTTAATTAGTGCATTACTATTTTCTACATATTTAAGTCCGTTACATTTTTTTAGATCATTATTGACCGAGCTCCCTGCTACATTTATGTTTACACTTAGTATATTTGTATATGCCTTATCTTTTGAAAATAAAAAAGTATGGCATCATATACTTTTTGGTTTTGTTGCTTCTATAACATTAATGTTTAGACCAACCCCTGCACCATTATTATTATTAGCTTGGCTGTTTATACTTATTAAACATAGATGGAAAACTGCGATTAATATTGGTTTATTATGGTGTATAGGTCCGATTTTCATTATTTTACCATGGGTTATAAGAAATTATATTCAATTTGGAAAACCTTATATTTTTTCTTCACATTCAGGGAATCCGTTGTTAGCTGGAACTAATCCTTTTTATTTAGATGATTTTGAAACATATCTTAAAAAGGCTGAAGAACTTGGTCTTACTCAAGAGGAATATGCAATATTACGAATAAAAGAAGGCTTTAAAGAGAATTTCAATTTATGGTTTAGTTGGTTTACTTTAGGGAAGACCATTTATATGTTTAAAGAACCGGCTTCATTATTAAATTATTGGGGAGTTTTTCCTACTTTAATTAAAGGTTTTTATATTTTACAACATTTTTATGTTGTAATTGTTGGGTTTTTATGTGGCATTATCTTTAGAAAAAATAAAGAAGTATTAGGGGTTTTCTTGATATTATTAGGTTATGTAGGAATTTCAAATGTCTTTTTACCACTTCCAAGATACGGATTTTATATTATTCCTGTTTTATGCATTTTAAGTGGTTACGCAACATATAAATTTATAATTTTCATCATTGATTTCTTTAAAAAAAGAGCTATTCTTTAATATATGCGGAATAAGCACGATAAGCTAATACATTCAATATACTGAGTATTTAAACACAAATTTTTTATAATAAATATAGTTTTTGGTTGTCTAGTAATTTTAGCCTAAATGGATTTAATGTAGCAAATGAATGTAACAAAATTCGATAAAATTTGATATACTACTAATGTATTCCATTTATTACAATATCAATAATGGAGGTTAGACAATGAATGTATTTAATTAGATTAAGTAAAATATTTACTTTTGTTACATGTTTCAGCTTATTATTATCTTTAATACTGACAAATTTTGTATTTGCTGAATCAACAGAAACTGACGATTCAATACAAAAAGTTTTACTATTAGAAGAATTATCGGTAGAAAATGAAGATTATAGTTTAACATTTAATGAAAATTCTATTTTCTATGTTAGAGAAGTAGAAAATCATATATTTTTAAGAATTGGTGATAATGAAATAGAAATAGAAAACCCTGAAAAACTTCAGTTATTAGAAACAATATATTTATCAGATCTAGAAAAAGAAAACGAGAAAGAGATTGGAATAGTTACTCATTTAAAAGAGACTAACTTATATGCAGATGAATCTTTGCTAGAAGAACAAGGGAAACTATTAAGGTTCAAAAATCTTCCTGTTTTTGCTGAAGGAGATAATTTCTTAAAAGTAAAAGTAGGCTATCAATTTTTTTATATACCTAAAAAAGATGTGAACTATGTAAAAAATGAAGAAGTTAACGAAAATTCAGATTTAAATGAAACAGATAAAGAAAACGAAAATAATAACACTGAAAATACAGAAAATATTAATGAACTTAATCAAAAACACCAAGCTCCTTTTGAAAATGAAACTACATATGAACAACAACCCGATAATGAAACTGTAACAAATCAGGATAACGGTGATGTTGATAAGATCATTCAGGCAGAGGATACGCAAAAAGTAGAACAAAATAATAAAGAAGATTTAGAATCCAATAGCTATAATGAAATGACAACATCACAATCTGGAACTTTTACAGTTCAATCAATTTCTGTCCAATTTGGAGAATATTTTAAAGTCAAAAATAGTAATGTAAGTGTGTATGATAATAGTTCAGGAAAGTTAATAAAAGTTGGTGAACTAGTAAAAAATCAGATATATCCAATTGTTTCAGTGGTAGGAAACTGGCATAAAATTAAATTTGGAAACGGTTATGGTTATGTATGGAAGGAAGCAACGGAACCAGCTGATATTTACAATATAAGTAATTTAAATAAAGGCGAGCGAAATAGTGGTAGAATAATTATTACTCTTTCCACACTAACCGTTTATGATAATTCGTCTGGACAGCTAGTTCCTTTTGGAACGATTGAAAAGGGCAGAGAGTATCCAATCATTGGAGTAGCCGGGAATTGGTATAAAATAGATTATGCAGGCCGAATAGGTTATGTATATGCACCAGCAGCGAGATTAACGTTTGCATCAGGAGATCGGTATTTCAAAGTAGTAGAAAATAATGTATCAGTATATGACAATAGTTCTGGCCAATTAGTGAAGGTTGGTAGTCTTACTAAAGGTCAGGTATATCCAATTGTTTCAGTGGTAGGAAACTGGCATAAAATTAAATTTGGAAACGGTTATGGTTATGTATGGAAGGAAGCAACGGAACCAGCTAATATTTACAATATAAGTAATTTAAATAAAGGCGAGCGAAATAATGGTAGAACGATTATTACTCTTTCCACACTAACCGTTTATGATAATTCGTCTGGACAGCTAGTTCCTTTTGGAACGATAGAAAAGGGCAGAGAATATCCAATCATTGGAGTAGCCGGGAATTGGTATAAAATAGATTATGCAGGCCGAATAGGTTATGTATATGCACCAGCAGCGAGATTAACATTTGCATCAGGAGATCGGTATTTCAAAGTAGTAGAAAATAATGTATCAGTATATGACAATAGTTCTGGCCAATTAGTGAAGGTTGGTAGTCTTACTAAAGGTCAGGTATATCCAATAGTTTCAATTGTCGGAAACTGGCATCGAATCAAATTTGGAAACGGTTATGGATACGTATGGAAAAATGCAACAGAACCGGATAACGGCAACGGTTTGAAGAATTTGAATGATGGCTTAAAAAATACCAAAAAAACATTTACAGCTATGGCAAATTTATCAGTTTATGATAATACCTCTGGGAAATTAGTT
This sequence is a window from Bacillus alveayuensis. Protein-coding genes within it:
- a CDS encoding UDP-N-acetyl-D-mannosaminuronic acid dehydrogenase (product_source=KO:K02472; cath_funfam=3.40.50.720; cog=COG0677; ko=KO:K02472; pfam=PF00984,PF03720,PF03721; superfamily=51735,52413; tigrfam=TIGR03026; transmembrane_helix_parts=Inside_1_4,TMhelix_5_22,Outside_23_427) gives rise to the protein MDKKVCVIGLGYIGLPTAVMFANHGLKVHGVDINENAVKLINNKQLHIEENGLQERLNKAIDEGNFTVSTKPEQADVFIIAVPSPINEEKKANLDYVREATKSIVPYLRNGNLVILESTVPPRTVEDVMIPILEETGLEIGEELFVSHSPERVIPGRVFEELVNNDRIVGGINEKSSEMTKNLYEVFVKGTIHITDATTAEMVKVIENTYRDVNIAFANELAKISENIGVNVWEAIKLANYHPRVNIHLPGPGVGGHCIAVDPWFLVELQPDVAKMIHLARTINDGMPAYTANKVKQLFAEKRIAHGRVAILGLAFKGNIDDMRESPSIEVIHHLEKLGIDYTAYDPHIKENKLERQTQNLEEAVNHADLILILTDHNEFKEMLPEKIEGMRSKMILDTKNCINRFAWEKAGFTVVTLGDSKNLHKI
- a CDS encoding N-acetylglucosaminyldiphosphoundecaprenol N-acetyl-beta-D-mannosaminyltransferase (product_source=KO:K05946; cog=COG1922; ko=KO:K05946; pfam=PF03808; superfamily=51735; tigrfam=TIGR00696); amino-acid sequence: MKENILGVQISPLNYEQLISSLLKDIDEKRKAFIVAINPEKIMKAQEDEQLKELLNKATYQIPDGIGVILASRLKGGNIHSRVTGIDLMLKICEAAAKHHKKVFLYGAKPGIAEKAKEELIKQFPGLNIVGVLHGYEKDIDIIRHTINEAKPDIIFVALGSPRQEYWILENMNTLYPMIFQGVGGSFDVISGNLKRAPESVQKLGLEWLYRLIKEPWRWKRQLELPKFLLRVLKR
- a CDS encoding ABC-type multidrug transport system fused ATPase/permease subunit (product_source=COG1132; cog=COG1132; pfam=PF13425; transmembrane_helix_parts=Inside_1_12,TMhelix_13_35,Outside_36_39,TMhelix_40_62,Inside_63_70,TMhelix_71_93,Outside_94_107,TMhelix_108_125,Inside_126_137,TMhelix_138_160,Outside_161_174,TMhelix_175_197,Inside_198_203,TMhelix_204_221,Outside_222_224,TMhelix_225_243,Inside_244_259,TMhelix_260_282,Outside_283_375,TMhelix_376_398,Inside_399_410,TMhelix_411_430,Outside_431_433,TMhelix_434_456,Inside_457_461), with amino-acid sequence MNSPLKTLVSKFELFLIFFIILQPFIDLLTSFSIYIMDVHLTFGIIIRFSVMILILVYILFVTQKKFRKNIFLYFILFGVVLLIGLINNLLVKDPISLFSELRNIAKIAYVPIMLFGYLVVFYRLKEHKDIKRLVQRNIFISMIVVSVVMIIATLTNTGIQSYESEKLGHQGWFFAGNEIGSIMAISFAVVVYYAFQNTKSWKTIYNWLPVCMLIFSQLVIGTKVGYGSVLIVLVVALFIFLIEKFRYRNHSVLTKKYNVNVIMSSVVLFVFLLLTPYTPVAYNMNVHLSWVGLDQEEINLESDEKDAESENQKMKEKEEKEKAVQNVLLSGREHFLEQHKEYFAEAPLSQKLLGMGYGGNYKDEGKTVEMDFYDIFFSLGILGFILYITPFIYLAFYVALSIFKNLRQNLNSEVVLFGSAIMLGMGIAYTAGHVLTAPAVSIYLVVLIAYLYNILENKYS
- a CDS encoding hypothetical protein (product_source=Hypo-rule applied; smart=SM00659; transmembrane_helix_parts=Inside_1_68,TMhelix_69_91,Outside_92_96), which codes for MSEIKNVKGIFFSKGICECGSEIKINSKNLVDRENSYISQVPLICGNCGKKYNEIVKRKLSITDKVKMMIILGAISLLMLFVFYKLSLFIVTFYHR
- a CDS encoding glycosyltransferase involved in cell wall biosynthesis (product_source=COG0463; cath_funfam=3.90.550.10; cog=COG0463; ko=KO:K00786; pfam=PF00535; superfamily=53448); protein product: MLKDYDYIVVNDGSSDRTKDILEENNFNYLDLPINLGIGGAMQAGYKYALRNNYDYAIQLDADGQHDPDDLKILVNTIKNSEYDMVIGSRFIEKTNYKGSFFRRVGIYYFYLMIKALTGVKVTDPTSGYRIVNKRIIKEFAKRYPQDYPEVEVVVDLAKKKYKIKEVKVEMKSRQGGNSSITPIKSIYYMTKVSFFSLIRRVF
- a CDS encoding hypothetical protein (product_source=COG2456; cath_funfam=1.20.1070.10; cog=COG2456; ko=KO:K09153; pfam=PF10066; superfamily=81665; transmembrane_helix_parts=Inside_1_1,TMhelix_2_24,Outside_25_33,TMhelix_34_53,Inside_54_65,TMhelix_66_88,Outside_89_120); the protein is MSIVQIISIIIAIFFLIQVMAFTSKNKLRDQQAFFWISISIIGLLIALFLPILNKLSTIVGIQYMPSMVYVITFIFILSVLVYQTTLLSDQQEKIKNLVHEVAYLRKELKEKNTQTENDQ
- a CDS encoding drug/metabolite transporter (DMT)-like permease (product_source=COG0697; cog=COG0697; pfam=PF00892; superfamily=103481; transmembrane_helix_parts=Inside_1_4,TMhelix_5_23,Outside_24_42,TMhelix_43_65,Inside_66_71,TMhelix_72_94,Outside_95_97,TMhelix_98_120,Inside_121_124) → MSAINFILILANTLILVSGQFLWKFGIQKGSFSFKSLFSIFQMFLSPYIIGGLFLYGFATVLWLFILSRVPLSVAYPIQSLAYIFAVVGAYFIFNESITIYTILGCIFIMLGVSLIGFSPGKLN
- a CDS encoding hypothetical protein (product_source=Hypo-rule applied; pfam=PF13231; superfamily=81338; transmembrane_helix_parts=Inside_1_12,TMhelix_13_35,Outside_36_66,TMhelix_67_86,Inside_87_92,TMhelix_93_111,Outside_112_120,TMhelix_121_140,Inside_141_146,TMhelix_147_164,Outside_165_178,TMhelix_179_201,Inside_202_207,TMhelix_208_230,Outside_231_326,TMhelix_327_346,Inside_347_352,TMhelix_353_372,Outside_373_376,TMhelix_377_399,Inside_400_408), encoding MKIWSIKNLPITVILVFSLFMHLYFLIEHPGFFALFDARDAEKYHEMAWQLINEGIYGYNSDTSNAYVTPGHPLYLTAIFLIAKFFHMNEIELVKVINMFLSLSIILLIYLASKKIFKNEVVALISALLFSTYLSPLHFFRSLLTELPATFMFTLSIFVYALSFENKKVWHHILFGFVASITLMFRPTPAPLLLLAWLFILIKHRWKTAINIGLLWCIGPIFIILPWVIRNYIQFGKPYIFSSHSGNPLLAGTNPFYLDDFETYLKKAEELGLTQEEYAILRIKEGFKENFNLWFSWFTLGKTIYMFKEPASLLNYWGVFPTLIKGFYILQHFYVVIVGFLCGIIFRKNKEVLGVFLILLGYVGISNVFLPLPRYGFYIIPVLCILSGYATYKFIIFIIDFFKKRAIL
- a CDS encoding mannosyl-glycoprotein endo-beta-N-acetylglucosaminidase (product_source=KO:K01227; cath_funfam=2.20.100.10,2.60.40.10; cleavage_site_network=SignalP-TM; cog=COG4193; ko=KO:K01227; pfam=PF01832,PF08239; smart=SM00047,SM00287; superfamily=160214,46997,51225,82057; transmembrane_helix_parts=Inside_1_8,TMhelix_9_31,Outside_32_1036), with the translated sequence MYLIRLSKIFTFVTCFSLLLSLILTNFVFAESTETDDSIQKVLLLEELSVENEDYSLTFNENSIFYVREVENHIFLRIGDNEIEIENPEKLQLLETIYLSDLEKENEKEIGIVTHLKETNLYADESLLEEQGKLLRFKNLPVFAEGDNFLKVKVGYQFFYIPKKDVNYVKNEEVNENSDLNETDKENENNNTENTENINELNQKHQAPFENETTYEQQPDNETVTNQDNGDVDKIIQAEDTQKVEQNNKEDLESNSYNEMTTSQSGTFTVQSISVQFGEYFKVKNSNVSVYDNSSGKLIKVGELVKNQIYPIVSVVGNWHKIKFGNGYGYVWKEATEPADIYNISNLNKGERNSGRIIITLSTLTVYDNSSGQLVPFGTIEKGREYPIIGVAGNWYKIDYAGRIGYVYAPAARLTFASGDRYFKVVENNVSVYDNSSGQLVKVGSLTKGQVYPIVSVVGNWHKIKFGNGYGYVWKEATEPANIYNISNLNKGERNNGRTIITLSTLTVYDNSSGQLVPFGTIEKGREYPIIGVAGNWYKIDYAGRIGYVYAPAARLTFASGDRYFKVVENNVSVYDNSSGQLVKVGSLTKGQVYPIVSIVGNWHRIKFGNGYGYVWKNATEPDNGNGLKNLNDGLKNTKKTFTAMANLSVYDNTSGKLVSFGMIDKGVNYPIIGEAGNWFIIDFSGRIGYVTKMFAETKKYVSSFYLPVYRSLDELEEYKLHSTIYNKDYTRYAELYYGDTLEILEESKYAAKVKLNDGKIGWVQRDYIEDSITEDWWLVKDGRNLRSSYTTNSSVIGFIPKNSKVKVLDYKYDENQAYKSWAYIETENGQRGWIWAALSTAIHNEPPYRETGYNLIKYEFNKENTVVNEITLFTPLNTAANVTASDLNNYIAMKTNGKDSLLVNTGEYFLKAYTLTGLNPIYLLSHAIHETGWGTSGIVNSKYNFYGINVTDTNPNDGYDYSSIEGGIVEGANWIMKNYIKREEYTNSSYNYSQPTLDSMRNDNSWHEYATDESWAVKIVEHAKGIFEYLKSLGK